The genomic region TTCTAAGCTATGTTTCTAGGTTTACATCTATCAAGTCATTACTGCTGTgatttagttaaaatttttttttaacttttatttatttttgagagagacagagcatgagcagggaggggaagagagaagcacaaaatccaaagcaggctccaggctctgagccgtcagcacagagcctgatgtggggcttgaacccacaaactatgagatgacctgagctgaacttggatgcttaaccaactaagccacccaggcatccctccatgTTACTTTTATACCcattacatttctttctcctcttacTCTTTTGGTAGATTGCTGAGGGGGCGTTAACTTATGTTCCATGCtgaaattataaatgtatttggcaattaaatttatttcaaaactttaGATCATTTATAAGAAGatatgttcaattaaaaaaaattgtagattcAGAAGATGCAGACCacactgttttgtttattattcgTCATTCTGTGCTTGTCACAAGACTTGTATGATATGCAATTTGCAGccacataaaaagacaaataatgtccACTCAAGGCCTTAAGGATCACTAAGACGtaatatacaaaaatgtgttgtatattgtatattgaaGTATATTGTATTTCAGATTGTGTATAACAAAGCACAATACAAAactcttataattattttcactCATATTAGCCTCATATATAATACAAGTAATAGTAATGATGATTTTAATCTCagtctaaaattaagaaaagtagCTGACTTTGGACATTGATAACTTCCCTTCAGGgagaattgtttttgttttgactttgtgTTTCTGAGCAATTATCAATACAAATTGCTTAGGAGAGACTCAGTATCCCCAGGTGTTACACCATTGCTCTTAGGGGAAAACTACTTAGTTATCATTCATAGCACAGCTGTGTCTCCTTGCTGGGTTCTTTTCCACAGGAGGACATGAAAGTGCCTCATTAATCGGGCCAGTGAATGGGGTGGTGAGAGGCAGCACAGCCTCCTTCTGCTAGCACAAAAGTCACGGTGATAATTGGGCAAAAGTGGAGATAGTCTAGGGATATATCTGCTCTATTTAGTTATAAAGAAGAATATTCATCTTgtacttcagaaaaagaaagtttctctTCTAAGTTTTTCTTGCCTGAATTACCAGCACTGAAAAGTTTACTCAACTGAATTAGGGTAAGTGGGCGAGAAATTAGGTTGTCTTGGGTAGTATTACTAGAAGTTCTTCAACATCAAAGTAATTTGCATATAACCTTTTAGTTCTAGTTTTCTCTACCACGTAGGACATCTAATAATCTCTAGGTCACTATCTGTTAAGTGGAAATGGTTTTACCTCTCTACTCCTGTGTCTGTACCCCACCTTCTATGTTAACAAGCATGTATTAAGAGCCTACTAGGTGCACTTTAGGGATCATACGTCTAATAAACTAAGTGTGTGCCACAGTGAAAGGGGCAGTGGATTTGTTGGAGAGTGAAAATGAAGATCTCGGTTAGAACCATAATGCGTGACATTAGCTGTACATTTGCTCCTGGTGATGACGTGAACCTGTGTATGGCTGTGGAATCTGctgctggtggtgggggggagctgGGCAAGCAGAGACCTACAGCCGATCATCAGTCCCCAGTGAGAAAGTGAAACCTCAGGAGTGAAGATCCATGAaacaggagagaagcagaagatGGTGTGAACacagatggagggaaggagaaatggatgAGAAGACAAAGTGAAGGGAAGAGGTAAAGAGAGTGATAAAGTGATAATGGTAAGAAAAGGGGTTGTACTATCTTGGAGGAGAGTAGAGTTATTTTAGAAGTTAAGTTTTGGTTACTGTTTTTGTAGGGCAAAGGTAAACCCAAGTGGCTAAGATAATTGAGAAAAGACACTGGTTTTAGAAATTAGGGCCACtttggtgggtgcctgggtggctcagtccattaagtttcagactttggcttaggtcatgatctcccagttcgtgggtttgagcccatgtcaggctctgtgctgacagctcaaagcctggagcttgatttggattctgtgtccccctctctctctgccgctccccggCTCCTGCTctgtttcactctctcaaaaataaagaaacattaaaaaaaattagggccaCTTTGTCTTTaagatgatatttttaatatatggtaCATGAGAGAAGCCAGATTGCTTTTTTGAAAGTTTGTGCTTGtaattttaagaagaaacttCTCTTTCAGAGTTTAATAAAGGCAAAGGGTGAGGAACACAGATTTACTGTTACTGTGGCTTTTATGTATTGCCAGTCTCTGTGCCTAAACCTGGGGTTAGTCACTGAGAATACAGCTATGAAATAACACGGCTTCATGTGGCTCAAAATTCTGACTGGAAGTGTGCCAGGAGTGAGTCATTGTATGGACGAAAGCCAAAGTATAAGTGAGTGGTAGAAAACCTGTATAAAATCAAGAAAGACATAAAAGTATGAATAACCAGACTTTAGGAGACTGTAAATAATGGAGTCAATAGTACAGGaggtcaaataatttttataataaaataaatcaatttctgGATCTGAGAAAAAATAAGTGGTAGAAGATAGGTGGCAATACAGAGATATTTGAATCAAAGGGATAAATTTGACTCTTAGAAGGAAATGGCAGACTTTGAGAATAAAAATCTGGAAGGACAGAGTGGGATTCAGGCTCACACCAGCCACAggttagaccagtggttctccgCTCGGGAAACTTACCCCACATGGGACTTTGGGCAGTGcctgggcacttttttttttcatttcaagcatttataatttaaaagtctCATGTCAGACTCCATAAGAATTGTGACATATTAAAGGCATAACCAATATCATAAATGTTTAGATATTATATGACCACTTAGAATTAATGCTAGGATAAATACAAGTCTCAAACAAGACTCACAGTCAAATACTTGGAGGGCTCTGTCGATGATTATGAATTTTTTCCAATAGTATTACAGAGATCTCTGTACagaatgtattttatgtatttttcttgtgatgagaactttaaagaCCTACTCTCTCagcaattttcaagtatacagtGTAGCATTATGGACTGTAGGCACCGTGCTTACCTCTCTAGGACTGACGTATTCCATTGTGTCTATGCACCAgtgtctttatccattcctccatcaatggacacttagtttgCTTCTATgacttgactattgtgaatagtgctgcagtgaatgAGTGAGCATTTTCATGTACTTTGGATAAATGCAcgaaagtggaattgctggatcgtatggttgttgttttcttttttaattttttgaggaacttccatcctattttccatagtgactgcatcAAGgaatttctttatttgaaaatatctccaaaaaaatttttttttgtttagacaGGGTTGGAAATTACTGTTCTATTTGATATTCATGTGATTTTGTTCCTTAgtggaatcaaaattaaaataattgtattttaaaagattaaacataAAGTTACTGATTTAAATTCTTCAGTATGCACTGCTATTATTGACACAAAGAAAATTCCCCAGTAAAGAACTAGCCACATTAAAAGACATTTAATGACATTAAATCAAACAGAGTTCTCTTTTATATACTCTAGTGGTAGAGATACAGATTACTAGTTTtgtcaataaatttttatattataattcaCATTTGGACATTTTGTTTgatgttcaaaaaagaaaactatacaatAGCCCATTACAATTGTCCATCAGAGCTTAAAATTTACATTATCTGAAccaataaaaatttacattatctgaagcaatgaaaatgatatgttttataataaaacgTTTATCCATATCATCAATGTAATGCCTGATTTGAATCTGGCTATAAGGGTTTTGAATATACTCATTATTGATTATTCCATCTTTAGAATTGCTattgacaaaaaagaaaacaatggtcAATGACAGCCACTTTGGTGGATTTACACTCCTAGGATTCCAGGGGCAGCCACAGCTGGAGATGATCATCTCTGGGGTTGTCTTTCTCTTCTACACCATTGCCTTGATGGGAAATATGGCCATCGTCCTGCTTTCTTTCCTAGATGACCATCTCCAgacccccatgtacttcttccttagGAATTTGGCCATCTTGGATCTCTGTTATACCACAAATATAGTCCCACAGATGTTGGCCAATATCTGGGGCAAAGACAAGAGAATTACGTTTGGTGGCTGTGTCCTTCAACTTTTCATTGATATTGTACTGTGCTCAGTGGAATGTATCCTTCTGGCTGTGATGTCTTATGACCGATTCAATGCTGTCTGCAAGCCTCTGCACTACATGACCATTATGAACCCCCAACTCTGTCGAACCTTGGTGGCCATGACCTGGGGAGTTGGTGTTACTAATTGCATGATACTTTCACCCTATGCCATGAGTCTTCCCCGATGTGGGAACCACCATTTGGATCActttttttgtgaaatgtctgCAATGATCAAGATTGCGTGTGTGGACACCACAGCCATGGAGGAAACCACATTTGCTATGTGCCTGATTATAGTTCTTGTTCCCCTTCTTCTCATTCTGGTTTCTTATGGCTTCATTGCTATAGCTGTGTTGAAGATCAAATCTGCAGCAGGGAGACAGAAAGCATTTGGGACCTGTTTCTCCCACCTCATTGTGGTGTCCATCTTCTATGGGACTGTTATCTACATGTACATCCAGCCAGGAAACAGTCCATCTCAGGATGAAGGTAAACTTCTCAGTATCTTTTATTCCATTGTTACTCCCAGCTTGAACCCCCTGATCTACACACTAAGGAATAAGGAGTTCAAGGGGGCCATGAAGAGgctgattagaaaagaaaaacgtTCCTTGGAAACAACAGGACAATGATTCTTACTCCCAGCAATTTCCAATATGGAAATGTTCACCTGACATCCATTAAATGTAGACAAGATATTTTGTAGTCATCAGCTGAGAGACAGAGGGTACTCTAAATACATACGataataattatgataaaatccaatgtacagaaatccatatttatttatgttaaaatgtttattttgagagagagtgagtgtgcatgtgcacaggcatgagcagggtaggggcagagagagggagagagaaagagactcccaagcaggatctgcactgttagcactgagcctgatgcagggctcaatctcatgaccctgggatcatgacccaaccTGAAATCCAGAGTACgttgcttcactgactgagccacccagttgcccccaaagtccatatttaaaataaattcttaaactGAGATGCCAACACTAGAGATTGCTTAAATTATGCACTGATTCTTTCAGAGGACACATGTCCCAATTACATTGACATTCATCAATTAAACTCTAATCTTCTCCCttcattatgctaagtaaatatTGTCAGGATGTCAAGGGGGTTAAAAGCTGTTCTCGTCACACCCCATGTTTGGGATGTCTTCGCCTCCAGCATTCTAGGAATATCTCCACATAGGGTGATCTCCAGTGTGAGGACAACTGTGAGACCACTAATAAACCAAAAAGACCATGAGTTCCAGCTACCACTTATCTTAAAAGTGAGGTGATGCTAATTACACTGAAAATGTCTTTCCTCTGACGTCTTCCTCTGTCTATATAATTACtcaacaaacaacccaattctttgagcacaaaaagaaaaacatgttatgTCACATTCCAGTGACTGTTGTTAAGATATTATCACTTTTCACTTTCCCACTTGGTCttttttactgattatttttaGGGCCAGCATGGAGATCTTACCACAGCACCTGTTTGAACTGTACTAACTCCCTACTCTGTGTGCAGAGTAGAAATACTCTTTTCTCAACTTGGGGAAAAACTAGCACATGGGAAGGTGATTCGTGGCCACTGAAGTGACCTCTCATATTTGCCTTTCGCTacaatgttgtttgttttttagttatttCTCCATCATTTTGGTCAAACTGTATCCTTTCcatatttaagaagaaagataaatattgatATGTAGAGACCATTGAGAGCTGTATTATCAGACTGAAGCTTGAGGCTAAGACTTTTTGATGACTTCCTCTTTATTTCTGGTTCAGTATCCAGTATCACTTCCTCTGGCTCCATTTCCGATCATGGCAGGGTCCTCACATCTGTCACAAAATCCCATTCAcaccaaagaggttaaaaaagaTGGCTATAACAATTCATTCCATGTCTAATACCTGCCTATaatcctgccctcctcccctggaAGAACCATGATTCTCAATGTGTGGATTCCATTGTCTTCCTTTGTTTTATGGATGATTTACCTAGGTATGCATCTCCCAGGAATATAGTATAActtggatatttaaaattttttatgtaaataaattctgTTGTGCCTGACTTCCTTCATATGAATAACATCACATTTTCATGATTTATGCATGTCTAAGCATTTCagtacttcatttatttccacaacTGTGATATTCTGAATAGAAAGTAATAATTTATCTCTCCTGTTCATAAAGATTGTAGTTTTTAATAACCtataattacatatgtattaATATCCACATGTATACATTCCAAAgctctttttatgatttttttcctagatATTTGATGCGTTTTTATTCTATTGCAGgttgtatctttaaaatttttaattttgttttttaacaatggCTGTTCAAGCAAAATTGATTTCAATATTGACCCTGTATTCACATTTTACCCAACATAGTTACTGAGGCTCCTAATTTATCCAGAGATTATTTTAGACTGTCCACATATACACCATTATTATGTGTAAAAAGTGACCGTATATACACCAATATTCATCAATATTATGTGAAGTTTTACTTGTACCTTTCCGAgttatgtgattttaatttttctactcaATTTATAGTACTATCTTGCCCTGCAAATGATGAACGTAGTATGTGTGACATTGCTTATATAGTTCCTAATGTCAAAGGGAGAGTTTTGATTATTTCACTATTACTATATAATAAATGTGATGTGTTTTATCTTGCCACTTTTTATCAGCTGTTATTTTTTTACACTCCTTACattctaagattattttatttttgtcataaatatgaaattttatgaagtatttttctgtgtctgttgtgAAGACCATGTGATTTTTTCGGCTTTGCTTTATTATgttgtaaattatatttattgatgATTTCTATGGTTATACAAACTTTACCTTCACAGAGTAGGCCTAACTTGGACCAGAATTATCTTAGTTTATACATTCAGTTTGTTacttttgttgacagttttttttttttaccaaaactCATAAGTGCTATAGGcctgtaattttccatttctataaagttcttttctggttttagtaTCTAAGTTATGTTAGATTCATGAAGTGAGTGGAGTTGCCTCATTTTCTATAATCTAAAAGAACTCAAGATTGATATTGTGATCTTTCAGTGCAGGGTCCTCTAGCCCATGACCATGACGTCCCCTCCTTCTATCTCATTAATGTGTGCAGTTTTTCTGGAGGGCCCCTGCATGCATTTTACAAAGATTTATTGCTAGGCATTGAATGTTTCTGATCCTGTTGTAAGTGGTAGTAAAtggtatttgtttaaaaaaatttttagttggTTGTTGCCactgtataaaaatatgttttgtggggtttttttttttggtatattgaCCTGGTATCCAATGAATTTGCTAGCCAAATTATTAATTCTAATTTATTTGTATATCCTTTTagagatttttgtgtattttatcacacaatctgaaaataatgacaaattatttcttcctttctgaaacttcctttttagttttctttttttttcaaaaattttttattacatttatttatttttgatagagacagagcacaagtgggggaggggcagagagagatggaaacacaaaatctgaaacaggctccaggctctgagctgtcagcacagagccccacgcagggctcgaacccacaaatggtgagagatcatgacctgagctgaagctggacactcgacctactgagccactcaggcactctgCTCCccctttttagttttcttttctcttactgtaCTGGCTGGGTTCCCAGCAGAATTTTGGCTGGAAGTGTCAGAAACTGTCCTGCTCACTGACAGGGAGGACGGCATCCCCTATTTCACCTCTGAGTTTAATGGTTTGCTACAGGTTTGTGTTaaagactgttttctttctttttttttaatttcttttaatgtttatttatttctgagagagacagagacagaatgcgagtgggttaggggcagagagagagggagacacagaagcagaagtgggctccaggtccagctgtcagcacagagccagacgtggggctcaagctcacaaaccgtgagattgtgacctgagccgaagtcggatgctcaacctactgagccacccaggtggccctgttttcttttttaaaaatatttttaataatttatttatttaaattcaagttagttaacatacagtatagtatttaTTTCAGGAgaagaactcagtgattcatcacttacatacacacctagtactcatcacaagtgccctccttattgtccttcgcccatttagcccatactcccacccaacacccatccagcaaccctctttgttctctgtatttaagtttcttatggtttgtctccctctgtttttatcttatttttccatcccttccccccatgttcatctgttatgtttcttaaattccacgagtgaaatcataagatatttgtctttctctgacttatttcgcttagcataataccctccagttccattcacgttgttggaaatgacaagatttcactctttttgattgctgagtaatataaaaaatagatttttataaggtgctgaattttatcatattttcttctatatgattaaaagattttaactttttttttttttttttttttttttgagagagagagagagacagagtggctgcaggggaggaacagagagagggagacacagaatccaaagcaggctccaggctctgagctgtcagcacagagcccgacacggggcttgaactcacaaaccgtgagattgtgacctgagccaaagttggatgccaaactaactgagccacctaggcaccccatcttctatatgatttttttatctgattttattcACTTATGTGGTGAATCATATTACCTGATTTTAAACATTAAGTGCTTCCTTGCTTTCCTGGAATAAGTACAACTTGGTCGTGATATGTTTTTCTTGCCACATACCATAGGATCTCTTTTGTGGATGGCTGGTAATTTTCCCTAATCAACTAATAGTTCATTGAATTTGAGTAACTTCaaaacactgatctttttttagtttctagaCACATCTTTCCTTTGCTTCACTGTTTTAGTGATATTTATACATGAATTCCAATTGAACATATACATAATATCCTTGGTAAACTTTAATAACCATATTtttcttgctaatattttgaacatcttgttcattttattttaattttattcagctTCTTAATCTTGACCTCATTTTCCTGTAAGATTTATTCAGCCAAGTCTATATTCtgtgtttcaaaattttatttcatttctgttgttttcttccccatttttgtTCCCTCGGCTAAACTCCATTACTGCTCATCTCTTACACCATGTATTTTATGAGTTCTTATATTTCTGAGCTGTCTTCTAGTTCCACAGAGCTAATTATTtcctgatgtttttctttttaagtgaaatGTGATCCTGTAACTTCATCTTCCGTGTGTAACACTGAAGGAATGAAGTGatgggacctgggtggctcaattggttaagtgtctgatttcagctcaggtcaggatctcgcagttcgtgcgttcgagcactgtgttgggctctgtgctgacagctcagagcctggagcctgcttcggattctgtgtcatcctctctctctgcccctcccctattcatggtctctttcaaaaataaataaacattaaaaaaaatagtgagtgAGGTGAGTGCCCCTCCTCATCTGCTATTTGCTTCTCTCTTGACCCTTTCATGCCCattgggtattattattattattattttagaaatatggaACTCATTTCTTATTACTACATTCAACCTGAAATTTTTTTCCTGGACCACCCATTTCAGAATATTTGTGTTGGGAAGGAGCAAAGTCTATGCTTTGAGCTTGAGAATGTTCCTTCAGACCCAGGGTCACACACATAAGGGAGATTTTAGGCTGTCGTGTTGTGATGTGAACTCACAATTCCTGCTCACAGTCTGTTCACAGTCCCTCTCCTTGCCACATACAtaacaagagaaaatattcttcagAAGGTCTGTCTCAGTGGTGTCCTGTGTGGTTCTTCCAGAAGTCCAGATGGATAGAAGAACCATCCCCTGATATGCTCCCTCCTGCTTCAT from Panthera uncia isolate 11264 chromosome B2 unlocalized genomic scaffold, Puncia_PCG_1.0 HiC_scaffold_25, whole genome shotgun sequence harbors:
- the LOC125939505 gene encoding olfactory receptor 2W1-like; the encoded protein is MVNDSHFGGFTLLGFQGQPQLEMIISGVVFLFYTIALMGNMAIVLLSFLDDHLQTPMYFFLRNLAILDLCYTTNIVPQMLANIWGKDKRITFGGCVLQLFIDIVLCSVECILLAVMSYDRFNAVCKPLHYMTIMNPQLCRTLVAMTWGVGVTNCMILSPYAMSLPRCGNHHLDHFFCEMSAMIKIACVDTTAMEETTFAMCLIIVLVPLLLILVSYGFIAIAVLKIKSAAGRQKAFGTCFSHLIVVSIFYGTVIYMYIQPGNSPSQDEGKLLSIFYSIVTPSLNPLIYTLRNKEFKGAMKRLIRKEKRSLETTGQ